Proteins encoded by one window of Lathyrus oleraceus cultivar Zhongwan6 chromosome 1, CAAS_Psat_ZW6_1.0, whole genome shotgun sequence:
- the LOC127138187 gene encoding vacuolar-sorting receptor 6, with the protein MKPSTLHLFVLFFLLSYVQGRFVVEKNSITVLSPHKLRGKKDGAIGNFGIPNYGGYILGSLVYPDKGSHGCQVFDGDKPFKFRSNRPTIVLLDRGECYFALKVWHAQLAGAAAVLVTDSIDETLITMDSPEESTDADGYIEKIVIPSVLVEKSFGDSLKDSLSNKDEVLLRIDWRESVPHPDDRVEYEFWTNSNDECGPRCDEQMDFVKNFKGHAQILERGGYTLFTPHYITWFCPKPFVESSQCKSQCINHGRYCAPDPEKDFGEGYEGKDVVYENLRQLCVHRVANESNRSWVWWDYVTDFHVRCSMKEKKYSKDCAEVVMKSLDLPIEKIKKCVGDPEADVENEVLKIEQTAQIGGGSRGDVTILPTLILNNVQYRGKLERTSVLKAICAGFKETTEPQVCLSGDIETNECLQRRNGGCWQDRSANVTACKDTFRGRVCECPVVEGVQYKGDGYTTCEAFGPARCSLNNGGCWSETRNKITFSACSESKVNGCHCPVGFVGDGIKCKDVDECKEKSACQCDGCSCKDTWGGYDCKCKGDLLYIKEQDICIERNGSKFGKILAFVVIAVVAIAGLAGYVFYKYRLRSYMDSEIMAIMSQYMPLDQQSNVVHAESEPLRQGNV; encoded by the exons ATGAAACCCTCCACGCTTCATCTTTTTGTCTTGTTCTTTCTTCTAAGCTATGTTCAAGGTCGTTTTGTAGTGGAGAAAAACAGCATAACTGTTCTGTCACCACATAAATTACGAGGTAAAAAAGATGGTGCCATAGGAAACTTTGGAATTCCAAATTATGGAGGCTATATTCTTGGATCACTTGTTTATCCTGATAAAGGCTCTCATGGTTGTCAAGTCTTTGATGGTGATAAGCCCTTCAAGTTTCGGTCTAATCGTCCAACTATTGTTCTTCTTGATCGCGGAG AGTGTTATTTTGCCTTAAAGGTATGGCATGCACAGCTGGCTGGAGCTGCAGCAGTGTTAGTTACTGACAGTATTGATGAGACACTGATAACTATGGATTCGCCTGAGGAGAGTACCGATGCCGACGGATACATAGAAAAGATTGTAATTCCGTCGGTTCTAGTTGAAAAATCCTTTGGCGATTCATTGAAGGATTCTCTAAGTAACAAAGACGAAGTTTTGCTGAGAATAGACTGGAGGGAATCTGTACCTCACCCTGACGATCGGGTCGAGTATGAGTTCTGGACCAACAGCAATGACGAATGTGGTCCTCGTTGTGATGAACAGATGGATTTTGTGAAGAATTTTAAGGGTCATGCTCAGATTCTTGAGAGAGGTGGGTATACATTGTTCACTCCGCATTATATAACATGGTTTTGTCCAAAGCCGTTTGTTGAAAGCAGCCAGTGCAAGTCTCAATGTATAAACCACGGACGATATTGTGCGCCGGATCCTGAGAAGGATTTTGGTGAGGGATATGAAGGGAAGGATGTAGTGTATGAGAATTTGAGGCAGCTTTGTGTTCATAGAGTAGCGAACGAGAGTAACCGTTCGTGGGTGTGGTGGGATTATGTGACAGATTTTCATGTTAGGTGTTCTATGAAGGAGAAAAAATACAGCAAAGATTGTGCTGAAGTTGTCATGAAATCATTAG ATCTTCCTATTGAGAAAATTAAGAAATGTGTTGGTGACCCTGAAGCTGATGTAGAGAATGAAGTCCTAAAGATTGAACAAACAGCACAG ATTGGTGGAGGATCTCGTGGCGATGTAACCATCTTGCCAACATTGATTTTAAACAATGTCCAATATAGAG GAAAATTGGAGAGAACATCAGTTTTGAAGGCAATATGTGCAGGATTTAAGGAAACTACAGAACCTCAAGTTTGTTTAAGCGGAG ATATTGAAACTAACGAGTGTCTGCAAAGAAGAAATGGAGGATGCTGGCAAGACAGAAGTGCCAATGTAACTGCTTGCAAG GATACTTTCAGGGGAAGAGTTTGCGAGTGTCCTGTTGTGGAAGGTGTTCAGTATAAGGGTGATGGTTATACCACATGTGAAG CTTTTGGACCTGCAAGATGTTCTTTAAACAATGGAGGTTGTTGGTCAGAGACTAGAAATAAAATTACTTTCTCTGCTTGTTCA GAATCCAAGGTAAATGGCTGTCACTGCCCGGTTGGATTTGTTGGAGATGGTATTAAGTGTAAAG ATGTTGATGAATGTAAGGAAAAAAGTGCTTGTCAGTGTGATGGCTGCAGCTGCAAGGACACTTGGGGAGGTTATGATTGTAAATGCAAAGGAGATCTTCTTTATATCAAGGAACAAGATATTTGTATTG AAAGAAATGGATCTAAATTTGGAAAGATACTCGCGTTTGTGGTCATAGCAGTTGTTGCGATAGCTGGTCTAGCTGGTTACGTATTCTACAAATATAGACTCAGG TCTTACATGGACTCGGAGATCATGGCTATCATGTCACAATACATGCCACTCGACCAGCAAAGCAATGTAGTTCATGCGGAATCAGAGCCTTTACGACAAGGCAATGTATAA